From one Callithrix jacchus isolate 240 chromosome 2, calJac240_pri, whole genome shotgun sequence genomic stretch:
- the IGIP gene encoding IgA-inducing protein homolog, translated as MCSYYHMKKRSVSGCNITIFAVMFSHLSAGNSPCGNQANVLCISRLEFVQYQS; from the coding sequence atgtgcagttacTATCACATGAAGAAACGCAGTGTGTCGGGCTGTAATATTACCATATTTGCTGTCATGTTCTCCCATCTCAGTGCTGGGAACTCACCATGTGGAAACCAAGCAAACGTGTTGTGCATCAGCCGGCTTGAGTTTGTTCAATATCAAAGCTGA